A window of the Cicer arietinum cultivar CDC Frontier isolate Library 1 chromosome 6, Cicar.CDCFrontier_v2.0, whole genome shotgun sequence genome harbors these coding sequences:
- the LOC101497432 gene encoding mannosyl-oligosaccharide glucosidase GCS1-like isoform X2: MNFSALFIIITIILFLISHLVNSTAEPRLPRVITPFPAPKLTDLSQFQGKHKESLYWGTYRPHIYLGIRARTPQSLMAGLMWNYVEDDSYHLRHVCKQEDDLSAYGWIKHDGRDFGHQVLVDHGMILNTSFLKSKGEGSGYGGDWAVRLDVQVDRSKWNKKHESSAQLFFYLADEGGNALHLSSQNLNVHEDSLLASGSRIDIGDWQLHLKSSDDLELHYSGFHTPYFHNLSDLVEETLVTQRRKHGRMQLPDSSDDLPNVLVFQIIGGFPFTSDIILVSETNSESSRVEERLNSLTGISLSNELKYKEQAFDEKIEKIFNLADKVDSDSISVGKAAVGNLLGGIGYFYGQSKIALSGNPNHKEHVPYISYWPAELYTAVPCRSTFPRGFLWDEGFHQLLIWRWDIHISLDIIGHWLDLINIDGWIPREQILGAEALSRVPEEYVPQHPTNGNPPTMLLALSGIINALKNSEFNAMDRSEISLFLECAFGRLEAWFQWLNITQSGEQMSSYYWHGRDNVTTFELNPQTLSSGFDDYPRASHPSADERHLDLRCWVLLAAECMHSIEQFLNKETKPGRSYGSTAKLLSDIELLNQLHFDDAYGAYFDFGNHSEKVQLKWKELKVGHNHATRQLVREVLERPVLRLVPQIGYVSFFPFMGRIISSGSLILEKQLELISNRSLLWTDYGLRSLAKTSSLYMKYNTEHDAPYWRGTIWINMNYRVLSALHHYSKESGPYQDKAKAMYKELRSNLIRNIVRNYQQTGFLWEQYDQIKGNGKGAHPFTGWTSVVVLIMAEAYDTI; encoded by the exons ATGAACTTCTCAGcactcttcatcatcatcacgATCATCTTGTTTCTTATCAGTCATCTCGTAAACTCTACCGCAGAACCTCGTCTGCCTCGCGTCATCACACCATTTCCCGCGCCAAAGTTAACGGACCTTTCTCAG tTTCAAGGTAAGCACAAGGAGAGTTTGTATTGGGGAACTTATCGTCCCCATATCTATCTCGGAATTCGTGCCAG GACTCCACAATCTTTGATGGCTGGATTAATGTGGAACTATGTGGAGGATGACTCGTACCACTTGCGGCATGTTTGTAAACAAGAAGATGATCTAAGTGCTTATGGATGGATAAAGCATGATGGACGTGATTTTGGGCATCAGGTACTGGTTGATCATGGCATGATTTTGAATACTtcctttttaaaatcaaaaggAGAAGGCAGTGGTTACGGAGGGGATTGGGCAGTTCGACTTGATGTGCAAGTTGATAG GTCTAAGTGGAATAAGAAACATGAGAGTAGTGCCCAACTCTTTTTCTATTTGGCTGATGAGGGTGGCAATGCTCTACATTTAAGTAGTCAAAACTTGAACGTTCACGAGGATTCTTTACTTGCGTCTGGCTCTCGAATAGACATTGGAGACTGGCAGCTACATTTAAAATCATCG GATGATCTGGAGCTGCATTATTCTGGATTTCACACACCTTACTTTCACAATTTGTCTGATCTTGTTGAGGAAACTCTTGTGACACAA AGAAGAAAGCATGGCCGAATGCAGCTACCTGACTCCTCAGATGATTTACCAAATGTGTTGGTCTTTCAG ATTATAGGTGGGTTCCCTTTCACATCAGATATTATACTTGTCTCAGAAACTAATTCAGAAAGTTCAAGAGTAGAAGAACGTCTCAACAGTCTTACAG GTATCTCATTGTCCAACGAACTGAAATATAAAGAGCAGGCATTTGATGAAAAGATTGAGAAAATATTCAATTTGGCTGATAAG GTGGATTCAGATTCCATTTCTGTTGGCAAGGCTGCTGTTGGAAACTTGTTAGGTGGAATCGGTTACTTCTACGGCCAGTCAAAAATTGCTCTGTCAGGAAACCCAAAC CATAAAGAACACGTTCCTTATATATCATATTGGCCTGCTGAGCTTTACACAGCTGTACCATGTCGATCAACCTTCCCTAGAGGATTTTTATGGGATGAAGGTTTTCATCAACTTCTAATCTG GCGTTGGGATATTCATATTTCATTGGATATCATTGGACACTGGTTGGATTTGATTAACATTGATGGGTGGATACCACGAGAACAAATTCTGGGGGCTGAAGCATTAAG TAGGGTCCCAGAAGAATATGTTCCTCAGCATCCAACAAATGGAAATCCTCCAACTATGCTTTTAGCATTAAGTG GTATAATCAATGCCTTGAAGAATAGTGAGTTTAATGCGATGGATAGAAGTGAGATCTCTCTGTTCCTGGAGTGTGCCTTTGGTCGATTAGAAGCATGGTTCCAATGGTTGAATATAACTCAGTCAG GGGAACAGATGAGCAGCTACTATTGGCATGGACGGGACAATGTGACAACATTTGAATTAAATCCTCAG ACGCTGTCCTCTGGATTCGATGATTACCCGCGTGCTTCTCACCCAAGTGCAGATGAACGCCACTTGGATCTTAGATGTTGGGTGTTACTTGCAGCAGAATGTATGCATTCCATTGAACAGTTTTTGAATAAGGAAACCAAACCTGGCAGg AGTTATGGTTCTACTGCTAAATTGCTATCAGATATTGAGTTACTGAACCAG TTGCATTTTGATGACGCCTATGGTGCTTACTTTGATTTTGGAAATCATTCGGAAAAG GTTCAACTTAAATGGAAAGAATTGAAAGTGGGACACAATCATGCTACTCGCCAGCTTGTCCGAGAAGTTTTGGAGAGGCCTGTATTGAGACTGGTTCCTCAAATCGGATATGTCAGTTTCTTTCCATTCATGGGGAGAATCATTTCATCT GGATCATTGATTCTGGAAAAGCAGCTTGAACTCATTTCAAATCGCAGCCTATTATGGACTGACTATGGTCTACGTTCTCTTGCCAAAACAAG TTCCTTGTACATGAAATACAACACAGAACATGATGCTCCATATTGGAGAGGCACAATTTGGATAAACATGAATTACAGAGTTCTTTCAGCGCTCCACCATTACTCCAAAG AGAGTGGGCCATATCAGGACAAAGCTAAAGCCATGTACAAAGAGTTGAGGAGCAATTTAATTAG AAATATAGTACGCAATTATCAACAGACTGGATTTTTGTGGGAGCAGTACGATCAGATTAAGGGAAATGGAAAAGGGGCACATCCATTTACAGGTTGGACATCAGTTGTAGTATTAATCATGGCGGAAGCATATGACACAATTTAA
- the LOC101497432 gene encoding mannosyl-oligosaccharide glucosidase GCS1-like isoform X1: MNFSALFIIITIILFLISHLVNSTAEPRLPRVITPFPAPKLTDLSQFQGKHKESLYWGTYRPHIYLGIRARTPQSLMAGLMWNYVEDDSYHLRHVCKQEDDLSAYGWIKHDGRDFGHQVLVDHGMILNTSFLKSKGEGSGYGGDWAVRLDVQVDRSKWNKKHESSAQLFFYLADEGGNALHLSSQNLNVHEDSLLASGSRIDIGDWQLHLKSSDDLELHYSGFHTPYFHNLSDLVEETLVTQRRKHGRMQLPDSSDDLPNVLVFQIIGGFPFTSDIILVSETNSESSRVEERLNSLTVVCLFFCSTLGISLSNELKYKEQAFDEKIEKIFNLADKVDSDSISVGKAAVGNLLGGIGYFYGQSKIALSGNPNHKEHVPYISYWPAELYTAVPCRSTFPRGFLWDEGFHQLLIWRWDIHISLDIIGHWLDLINIDGWIPREQILGAEALSRVPEEYVPQHPTNGNPPTMLLALSGIINALKNSEFNAMDRSEISLFLECAFGRLEAWFQWLNITQSGEQMSSYYWHGRDNVTTFELNPQTLSSGFDDYPRASHPSADERHLDLRCWVLLAAECMHSIEQFLNKETKPGRSYGSTAKLLSDIELLNQLHFDDAYGAYFDFGNHSEKVQLKWKELKVGHNHATRQLVREVLERPVLRLVPQIGYVSFFPFMGRIISSGSLILEKQLELISNRSLLWTDYGLRSLAKTSSLYMKYNTEHDAPYWRGTIWINMNYRVLSALHHYSKESGPYQDKAKAMYKELRSNLIRNIVRNYQQTGFLWEQYDQIKGNGKGAHPFTGWTSVVVLIMAEAYDTI; encoded by the exons ATGAACTTCTCAGcactcttcatcatcatcacgATCATCTTGTTTCTTATCAGTCATCTCGTAAACTCTACCGCAGAACCTCGTCTGCCTCGCGTCATCACACCATTTCCCGCGCCAAAGTTAACGGACCTTTCTCAG tTTCAAGGTAAGCACAAGGAGAGTTTGTATTGGGGAACTTATCGTCCCCATATCTATCTCGGAATTCGTGCCAG GACTCCACAATCTTTGATGGCTGGATTAATGTGGAACTATGTGGAGGATGACTCGTACCACTTGCGGCATGTTTGTAAACAAGAAGATGATCTAAGTGCTTATGGATGGATAAAGCATGATGGACGTGATTTTGGGCATCAGGTACTGGTTGATCATGGCATGATTTTGAATACTtcctttttaaaatcaaaaggAGAAGGCAGTGGTTACGGAGGGGATTGGGCAGTTCGACTTGATGTGCAAGTTGATAG GTCTAAGTGGAATAAGAAACATGAGAGTAGTGCCCAACTCTTTTTCTATTTGGCTGATGAGGGTGGCAATGCTCTACATTTAAGTAGTCAAAACTTGAACGTTCACGAGGATTCTTTACTTGCGTCTGGCTCTCGAATAGACATTGGAGACTGGCAGCTACATTTAAAATCATCG GATGATCTGGAGCTGCATTATTCTGGATTTCACACACCTTACTTTCACAATTTGTCTGATCTTGTTGAGGAAACTCTTGTGACACAA AGAAGAAAGCATGGCCGAATGCAGCTACCTGACTCCTCAGATGATTTACCAAATGTGTTGGTCTTTCAG ATTATAGGTGGGTTCCCTTTCACATCAGATATTATACTTGTCTCAGAAACTAATTCAGAAAGTTCAAGAGTAGAAGAACGTCTCAACAGTCTTACAG TTGTATGTTTGTTCTTCTGCTCAACGTTAGGTATCTCATTGTCCAACGAACTGAAATATAAAGAGCAGGCATTTGATGAAAAGATTGAGAAAATATTCAATTTGGCTGATAAG GTGGATTCAGATTCCATTTCTGTTGGCAAGGCTGCTGTTGGAAACTTGTTAGGTGGAATCGGTTACTTCTACGGCCAGTCAAAAATTGCTCTGTCAGGAAACCCAAAC CATAAAGAACACGTTCCTTATATATCATATTGGCCTGCTGAGCTTTACACAGCTGTACCATGTCGATCAACCTTCCCTAGAGGATTTTTATGGGATGAAGGTTTTCATCAACTTCTAATCTG GCGTTGGGATATTCATATTTCATTGGATATCATTGGACACTGGTTGGATTTGATTAACATTGATGGGTGGATACCACGAGAACAAATTCTGGGGGCTGAAGCATTAAG TAGGGTCCCAGAAGAATATGTTCCTCAGCATCCAACAAATGGAAATCCTCCAACTATGCTTTTAGCATTAAGTG GTATAATCAATGCCTTGAAGAATAGTGAGTTTAATGCGATGGATAGAAGTGAGATCTCTCTGTTCCTGGAGTGTGCCTTTGGTCGATTAGAAGCATGGTTCCAATGGTTGAATATAACTCAGTCAG GGGAACAGATGAGCAGCTACTATTGGCATGGACGGGACAATGTGACAACATTTGAATTAAATCCTCAG ACGCTGTCCTCTGGATTCGATGATTACCCGCGTGCTTCTCACCCAAGTGCAGATGAACGCCACTTGGATCTTAGATGTTGGGTGTTACTTGCAGCAGAATGTATGCATTCCATTGAACAGTTTTTGAATAAGGAAACCAAACCTGGCAGg AGTTATGGTTCTACTGCTAAATTGCTATCAGATATTGAGTTACTGAACCAG TTGCATTTTGATGACGCCTATGGTGCTTACTTTGATTTTGGAAATCATTCGGAAAAG GTTCAACTTAAATGGAAAGAATTGAAAGTGGGACACAATCATGCTACTCGCCAGCTTGTCCGAGAAGTTTTGGAGAGGCCTGTATTGAGACTGGTTCCTCAAATCGGATATGTCAGTTTCTTTCCATTCATGGGGAGAATCATTTCATCT GGATCATTGATTCTGGAAAAGCAGCTTGAACTCATTTCAAATCGCAGCCTATTATGGACTGACTATGGTCTACGTTCTCTTGCCAAAACAAG TTCCTTGTACATGAAATACAACACAGAACATGATGCTCCATATTGGAGAGGCACAATTTGGATAAACATGAATTACAGAGTTCTTTCAGCGCTCCACCATTACTCCAAAG AGAGTGGGCCATATCAGGACAAAGCTAAAGCCATGTACAAAGAGTTGAGGAGCAATTTAATTAG AAATATAGTACGCAATTATCAACAGACTGGATTTTTGTGGGAGCAGTACGATCAGATTAAGGGAAATGGAAAAGGGGCACATCCATTTACAGGTTGGACATCAGTTGTAGTATTAATCATGGCGGAAGCATATGACACAATTTAA
- the LOC101498425 gene encoding U-box domain-containing protein 6-like isoform X2 translates to MMDAVEVEENLFAVSDAKLHGQMCKALSVIYCQVLSIFPSLEAARPRSKTGIQALCSVHVALEKAKNVLHHCSVCSKLYLAVTGDSVLLKFEKAKCALEDSLRRVEDIVPQSIGCQVREIVNEFASVEFALDPLEKQVGDDLIALLQQGKKFDNYSECNELESFHQAATRLVITSSRAALAERRALKKLIERARAEEDKRKESIVAYLLHLMRKYSKLFRNEFSDDNDSQGSAPCSPTVQGSTEDAVPVSYNQAFDRQFSKLSSFGFKPNNNMEPGQMALPPEELRCPISLQLMYDPVIIASGQTYERVCIEKWFGDGHDNCPKTQQKLPHLYLTPNYCVKGLVASWCEQNGISIPEGPPESLDLNYWRLVLSESESTNSRSVNSVSSCKLKGVKVVPLEDGCISEEYGENGAESVSAQEEDTEQYLSFLKVLTEGNNWKRKYEVVEQLRLLLRDDEEARILMGGNEFVEALVQFLQSAVHERNLMAQESGAMALFNLSVNNDRNKETMLSAGVLPLLEEMITNTSSYGCATALYVNLSCLEEAKPLIAMSQAVQFLIQLLQSDFDIQCKQDSLHALYNLSTVPSNIPHLLSSGIVNGLQSLLVDQVDCTWIEKCIAILINLTTSEVGREEMVSTPGFISALASILDTDELLVQEQAVYCLLILCNSSEQCSDMVLQEGVIPALVSISVNGTPRGREKAQKLLMLFRQQRRDDSPVEEHQCPPETSDLSMPPAEMKPPCKSMSRRKTGKGFSLFWRSKSYSVYQC, encoded by the exons ATGATGGATGCTGTTGAGGTTGAAGAAAATCTATTTGCTGTTAGTGATGCCAAG TTACATGGACAAATGTGCAAGGCTCTTTCTGTAATTTATTGCCAAGTATTGTCAATATTTCCTTCTTTAGAAGCAGCTAGGCCTAGGAGTAAAACTGGAATTCAAGCATTATGTTCAGTACATGTAGCCTTGGAGAAAGCCAAAAATGTTCTTCATCATTGCTCAGTATGCAGTAAACTTTACCTG GCTGTAACTGGGGATTCGGTTCTCCTAAAGTTCGAGAAGGCCAAATGTGCTCTTGAAGACAGTCTTAGACGGGTGGAAGATATTGTTCCACAATCCATTGGATGTCAG GTTCGGGAGATTGTGAATGAATTTGCAAGTGTGGAATTTGCACTTGACCCCTTAGAGAAGCAAGTTGGTGATGATTTAATTGCATTGCTCCAGCAGGGCAAAAAGTTTGACAACTATAGCGAATGTAATGAGCTTGAATCTTTTCACCAGGCTGCTACTAGACTTGTAATCACATCTTCAAGAGCAGCTCTTGCTGAAAGAAGAGCTCTGAAGAAACTTATAGAAAGAGCTCGAGCTGAGGAAGACAAACGAAAGGAATCAATTGTTGCATATCTTTTGCATCTTATGAGGAAATACTCCAAGTTATTCAGAAATGAGTTTTCAGACGACAATGATTCTCAGGGTTCCGCTCCTTGTTCTCCCACTGTTCAGGGATCTACGGAGGATGCTGTTCCTGTAAGTTATAATCAGGCTTTTGACAGACAGTTTTCAAAACTTAGTTCCTTTGGTTTCAAGCCAAATAATAATATGGAGCCGGGGCAGATGGCTCTACCACCTGAAGAGTTAAGGTGTCCAATATCTCTGCAACTTATGTATGATCCTGTTATCATTGCTTCTGGACAAACATATGAAAGGGTTTGCATAGAGAAATGGTTCGGTGATGGGCATGACAACTGTCCAAAGACCCAGCAGAAACTTCCACATCTTTACTTGACTCCTAATTACTGTGTTAAGGGTCTTGTTGCTAGCTGGtgtgaacaaaatggaatttCTATTCCTGAAGGCCCTCCTGAATCTCTTGATCTTAACTACTGGAGATTGGTATTATCAGAGTCTGAGTCCACAAATTCAAGATCTGTAAATAGTGTGAGCTCTTGCAAATTAAAGGGTGTCAAAGTGGTTCCTTTAGAAGATGGTTGTATCTCAGAGGAATATGGGGAAAATGGAGCTGAAAGTGTATCTGCACAAGAGGAAGACACTGAGCAGTATCTTAGTTTTCTCAAAGTCTTGACCGAGGGGAACAATTGGAAGAGGAAATATGAAGTAGTAGAACAGTTAAGGCTGTTGCTGAGAGATGATGAGGAAGCTAGGATTTTAATGGGGGGTAATGAGTTTGTTGAAGCACTTGTTCAGTTTTTACAATCAGCTGTCCATGAAAGGAATTTGATGGCCCAGGAAAGTGGAGCAATGGCTCTCTTCAACCTATCTGTGAATAACGACAG AAATAAGGAGACTATGTTATCAGCTGGAGTTTTACCTTTGTTGGAGGAAATGATTACTAACACTAGTTCTTATGGTTGTGCTACTGCTCTATACGTGAATCTCTCTTGCCTTGAAGAAGCCAAACCTCTGATTGCCATGAGTCAGGCTGTACAATTCCTAATCCAGCTCCTTCAATCTGACTTTGACATTCAATGCAAGCAAGATTCTCTCCATGCTCTCTATAATCTTTCTACCGTGCCCTCCAATATTCCACACTTACTTTCATCCGGCATTGTTAATGGTCTACAATCCCTTCTTGTAGACCAGGTCGATTGTACATGGATTGAGAAATGCATAgctattttgataaatttaactACTTCTGAAGTTGGAAGGGAGGAAATGGTATCAACTCCTGGATTCATTAGCGCTTTGGCTTCAATATTGGACACCGATGAGCTCCTTGTGCAGGAGCAAGCTGTCTATTGTCTCCTAATTTTGTGCAACAGTAGTGAGCAATGTTCTGACATGGTTCTTCAAGAAGGGGTTATACCAGCGTTGGTATCCATATCAGTGAATGGGACCCCAAGAGGGAGAGAAAAAGCTCAGAAACTCTTGATGCTGTTCCGACAGCAGCGACGAGATGATTCACCTGTTGAGGAACATCAATGTCCTCCTGAAACCAGTGATTTGTCTATGCCGCCTGCTGAAATGAAACCTCCATGTAAGTCTATGTCTAGAAGAAAGACTGGGAAAGGTTTTAGCTTATTCTGGAGAAGCAAAAGCTATTCTGTGTACCAGTGTTGA
- the LOC101498425 gene encoding U-box domain-containing protein 6-like isoform X1, translating to MLLRLKKIYLLLVMPRYDYLHGQMCKALSVIYCQVLSIFPSLEAARPRSKTGIQALCSVHVALEKAKNVLHHCSVCSKLYLAVTGDSVLLKFEKAKCALEDSLRRVEDIVPQSIGCQVREIVNEFASVEFALDPLEKQVGDDLIALLQQGKKFDNYSECNELESFHQAATRLVITSSRAALAERRALKKLIERARAEEDKRKESIVAYLLHLMRKYSKLFRNEFSDDNDSQGSAPCSPTVQGSTEDAVPVSYNQAFDRQFSKLSSFGFKPNNNMEPGQMALPPEELRCPISLQLMYDPVIIASGQTYERVCIEKWFGDGHDNCPKTQQKLPHLYLTPNYCVKGLVASWCEQNGISIPEGPPESLDLNYWRLVLSESESTNSRSVNSVSSCKLKGVKVVPLEDGCISEEYGENGAESVSAQEEDTEQYLSFLKVLTEGNNWKRKYEVVEQLRLLLRDDEEARILMGGNEFVEALVQFLQSAVHERNLMAQESGAMALFNLSVNNDRNKETMLSAGVLPLLEEMITNTSSYGCATALYVNLSCLEEAKPLIAMSQAVQFLIQLLQSDFDIQCKQDSLHALYNLSTVPSNIPHLLSSGIVNGLQSLLVDQVDCTWIEKCIAILINLTTSEVGREEMVSTPGFISALASILDTDELLVQEQAVYCLLILCNSSEQCSDMVLQEGVIPALVSISVNGTPRGREKAQKLLMLFRQQRRDDSPVEEHQCPPETSDLSMPPAEMKPPCKSMSRRKTGKGFSLFWRSKSYSVYQC from the exons ATGCTGTTGAGGTTGAAGAAAATCTATTTGCTGTTAGTGATGCCAAGGTATGATTAT TTACATGGACAAATGTGCAAGGCTCTTTCTGTAATTTATTGCCAAGTATTGTCAATATTTCCTTCTTTAGAAGCAGCTAGGCCTAGGAGTAAAACTGGAATTCAAGCATTATGTTCAGTACATGTAGCCTTGGAGAAAGCCAAAAATGTTCTTCATCATTGCTCAGTATGCAGTAAACTTTACCTG GCTGTAACTGGGGATTCGGTTCTCCTAAAGTTCGAGAAGGCCAAATGTGCTCTTGAAGACAGTCTTAGACGGGTGGAAGATATTGTTCCACAATCCATTGGATGTCAG GTTCGGGAGATTGTGAATGAATTTGCAAGTGTGGAATTTGCACTTGACCCCTTAGAGAAGCAAGTTGGTGATGATTTAATTGCATTGCTCCAGCAGGGCAAAAAGTTTGACAACTATAGCGAATGTAATGAGCTTGAATCTTTTCACCAGGCTGCTACTAGACTTGTAATCACATCTTCAAGAGCAGCTCTTGCTGAAAGAAGAGCTCTGAAGAAACTTATAGAAAGAGCTCGAGCTGAGGAAGACAAACGAAAGGAATCAATTGTTGCATATCTTTTGCATCTTATGAGGAAATACTCCAAGTTATTCAGAAATGAGTTTTCAGACGACAATGATTCTCAGGGTTCCGCTCCTTGTTCTCCCACTGTTCAGGGATCTACGGAGGATGCTGTTCCTGTAAGTTATAATCAGGCTTTTGACAGACAGTTTTCAAAACTTAGTTCCTTTGGTTTCAAGCCAAATAATAATATGGAGCCGGGGCAGATGGCTCTACCACCTGAAGAGTTAAGGTGTCCAATATCTCTGCAACTTATGTATGATCCTGTTATCATTGCTTCTGGACAAACATATGAAAGGGTTTGCATAGAGAAATGGTTCGGTGATGGGCATGACAACTGTCCAAAGACCCAGCAGAAACTTCCACATCTTTACTTGACTCCTAATTACTGTGTTAAGGGTCTTGTTGCTAGCTGGtgtgaacaaaatggaatttCTATTCCTGAAGGCCCTCCTGAATCTCTTGATCTTAACTACTGGAGATTGGTATTATCAGAGTCTGAGTCCACAAATTCAAGATCTGTAAATAGTGTGAGCTCTTGCAAATTAAAGGGTGTCAAAGTGGTTCCTTTAGAAGATGGTTGTATCTCAGAGGAATATGGGGAAAATGGAGCTGAAAGTGTATCTGCACAAGAGGAAGACACTGAGCAGTATCTTAGTTTTCTCAAAGTCTTGACCGAGGGGAACAATTGGAAGAGGAAATATGAAGTAGTAGAACAGTTAAGGCTGTTGCTGAGAGATGATGAGGAAGCTAGGATTTTAATGGGGGGTAATGAGTTTGTTGAAGCACTTGTTCAGTTTTTACAATCAGCTGTCCATGAAAGGAATTTGATGGCCCAGGAAAGTGGAGCAATGGCTCTCTTCAACCTATCTGTGAATAACGACAG AAATAAGGAGACTATGTTATCAGCTGGAGTTTTACCTTTGTTGGAGGAAATGATTACTAACACTAGTTCTTATGGTTGTGCTACTGCTCTATACGTGAATCTCTCTTGCCTTGAAGAAGCCAAACCTCTGATTGCCATGAGTCAGGCTGTACAATTCCTAATCCAGCTCCTTCAATCTGACTTTGACATTCAATGCAAGCAAGATTCTCTCCATGCTCTCTATAATCTTTCTACCGTGCCCTCCAATATTCCACACTTACTTTCATCCGGCATTGTTAATGGTCTACAATCCCTTCTTGTAGACCAGGTCGATTGTACATGGATTGAGAAATGCATAgctattttgataaatttaactACTTCTGAAGTTGGAAGGGAGGAAATGGTATCAACTCCTGGATTCATTAGCGCTTTGGCTTCAATATTGGACACCGATGAGCTCCTTGTGCAGGAGCAAGCTGTCTATTGTCTCCTAATTTTGTGCAACAGTAGTGAGCAATGTTCTGACATGGTTCTTCAAGAAGGGGTTATACCAGCGTTGGTATCCATATCAGTGAATGGGACCCCAAGAGGGAGAGAAAAAGCTCAGAAACTCTTGATGCTGTTCCGACAGCAGCGACGAGATGATTCACCTGTTGAGGAACATCAATGTCCTCCTGAAACCAGTGATTTGTCTATGCCGCCTGCTGAAATGAAACCTCCATGTAAGTCTATGTCTAGAAGAAAGACTGGGAAAGGTTTTAGCTTATTCTGGAGAAGCAAAAGCTATTCTGTGTACCAGTGTTGA